The following coding sequences are from one bacterium window:
- a CDS encoding PAS domain S-box protein, producing the protein MSKNKELMKEFIKSFKDNFTYDPRSNLSARWALLWCTVLLLLGTIHSIPQFQMIIDFAFGIAAAALYPTLGATGTIYRDREKIITDYNKNLEKLIESKTEQLVKNEKKYRTLFEIVPAGMFRVTEGLEIADINTFALNLLGLTHNEVIGRRCLDLICMGEGTCKLCCSCGEIATRETTLHTPEGAQNHVVISCRNWEMEGKASIIGSITNINERKKLEETNLENKRKLESIFDGMDDGIIVVDHGKKIAAINRKQATTLGYAPEDLIGRPYSEIASPFRRETVENVFTTGKKNRKENSFPKGNNENIFMDIIYAPIKNKEGQVEQVIEVLRDITEMRNLEEQIRHAELLATIGELATCVAHEINNPIGIILINTQVLLEKITETNMNYKALKICEEECIRCRKIIRNFMDFARPDIPRKSLLNREKMEEIIGSCFKFLEFQIDKQGIQVRLNVDPESRIDIDPHQFKQVLLNIFLNAIQAMPKGGELRISVSIQTHHPQHPDGLTRLVIEDTGGGILPEDFPLIFKPFFTTKKGGKDGKGEKGTGLGLPITKRIIEANEGTIYVESEVGQGTRVILEVPLPQENNYEEDSRC; encoded by the coding sequence ATGTCCAAAAACAAAGAGCTGATGAAGGAATTCATAAAATCCTTCAAAGATAATTTTACCTACGATCCCAGATCCAACCTTTCAGCCCGATGGGCACTTCTGTGGTGTACGGTGCTTCTGCTGTTGGGAACCATACATAGTATCCCCCAGTTCCAGATGATAATTGATTTTGCCTTCGGAATCGCTGCCGCCGCCCTCTACCCTACTCTTGGCGCCACCGGCACGATATACCGGGACCGGGAGAAAATCATTACAGACTACAACAAAAACCTGGAGAAGCTGATTGAAAGCAAAACAGAACAACTGGTGAAAAATGAAAAAAAATACCGGACTCTTTTCGAAATTGTTCCTGCCGGGATGTTCCGGGTGACCGAGGGACTGGAGATTGCCGATATCAACACCTTCGCCCTGAATCTTCTCGGCCTGACTCACAATGAGGTTATCGGACGACGGTGCCTTGATCTCATCTGCATGGGTGAAGGCACCTGCAAGTTATGCTGCTCTTGCGGGGAAATCGCGACCAGGGAAACCACCCTGCACACGCCGGAGGGGGCTCAAAACCATGTAGTTATCAGTTGCCGCAACTGGGAGATGGAGGGGAAAGCCAGTATTATCGGCAGCATCACCAATATCAACGAGCGAAAAAAACTGGAGGAAACCAATCTGGAAAACAAGCGCAAGCTCGAATCCATCTTCGATGGTATGGATGACGGGATAATTGTCGTCGATCATGGCAAAAAGATTGCAGCCATCAACCGCAAGCAGGCCACCACCCTAGGATATGCCCCGGAGGACCTGATCGGCAGGCCGTATTCGGAAATTGCATCTCCCTTCCGGAGGGAGACGGTCGAAAACGTCTTTACTACCGGGAAAAAGAACAGGAAAGAAAATTCCTTCCCCAAGGGGAATAATGAGAATATTTTCATGGATATTATTTACGCACCTATCAAGAATAAAGAGGGTCAGGTGGAACAGGTCATCGAGGTTCTCCGGGATATCACTGAAATGCGGAACCTGGAGGAGCAAATACGCCATGCCGAGCTATTGGCCACGATAGGGGAGCTCGCTACCTGTGTAGCCCATGAAATCAATAATCCTATCGGTATTATTCTCATAAACACCCAGGTATTGCTGGAGAAGATTACTGAAACCAACATGAATTATAAGGCGCTGAAAATCTGCGAGGAGGAATGTATTCGATGCCGGAAAATCATCAGGAATTTTATGGACTTTGCCCGTCCTGATATTCCCCGCAAAAGCCTTCTTAACCGTGAAAAGATGGAAGAGATCATTGGCAGCTGCTTCAAGTTCCTTGAATTCCAGATAGATAAACAAGGGATTCAAGTGAGATTGAATGTGGATCCTGAGTCAAGGATCGATATTGATCCCCATCAGTTTAAGCAGGTTTTACTGAATATCTTTTTAAATGCCATTCAGGCTATGCCGAAGGGAGGAGAGTTGCGCATATCGGTATCGATTCAAACTCACCACCCCCAGCATCCCGATGGGTTGACCCGGCTCGTGATTGAGGACACCGGTGGAGGTATACTCCCTGAGGATTTTCCCCTTATCTTTAAGCCGTTTTTCACCACCAAAAAAGGTGGAAAAGATGGAAAAGGTGAAAAGGGAACAGGTTTGGGATTGCCCATAACTAAAAGAATTATTGAAGCCAACGAAGGGACGATATATGTAGAAAGCGAAGTGGGACAGGGTACCCGGGTA